In one Mucilaginibacter sp. PAMB04168 genomic region, the following are encoded:
- a CDS encoding tetratricopeptide repeat protein: MKQYIHLLLVFLLIQLISVNNTYANFDVNANCTQAYKNILSFKLKAARQQIDHEKAVHPQNSFAIMLDNYYDYFWMLSTESKAEYDRLKANKSDRLDKLDDEDKNSPWRNFALAQVNLQWALLHSRFGDNTTAGFAINRAYRLLQDNQKKFPAFLPDDIPLGVVNVALGALPDGALKSVLNVFGIKGSIIGGINMLQTVTAHLPASKYAMFYDEAVFYTTYLQTDVVDDPQAYPKMLQYTGRIDSSSLLKYYMQGYVALRTGHSTEAIRYFDKRPEGDEYQPYPYLDYLTGMARMNVSDETAINYFNKFLQTNKGVNFIKDTYLRLAWDALLDGNTKRYTAFTQLVKTKGYTYNDKDKRALTEIADPQYNPTLLRARLWFDGGLYNKALMLLKQKEADSYSSAHDKAEYYYRLGRVYDALQKDSDALSNYQQAITVGKGMAYYFGPMSALKAGNIYEQRQDKSKAINYYNMAIGFKNHQQESSIEQKAKEGLKRLKQ, translated from the coding sequence TTGAAGCAATATATCCATTTATTGTTGGTTTTTCTGTTAATCCAACTCATATCAGTAAATAATACTTACGCTAATTTTGATGTAAACGCCAATTGCACGCAGGCCTACAAGAACATCCTAAGCTTTAAACTTAAAGCTGCACGTCAGCAAATCGATCATGAAAAGGCTGTTCATCCCCAAAACAGCTTTGCCATAATGCTTGATAATTATTACGATTACTTTTGGATGCTGAGTACGGAAAGCAAAGCCGAATACGACCGTCTGAAAGCAAATAAGTCTGACCGTTTGGACAAGCTGGACGATGAAGATAAAAACTCGCCCTGGCGTAATTTTGCGTTGGCCCAAGTAAACTTACAATGGGCGCTTCTGCATAGCCGCTTTGGCGATAATACAACCGCCGGCTTTGCCATTAACAGGGCTTACCGGTTGTTGCAGGATAACCAAAAGAAATTCCCCGCGTTTTTACCGGATGATATACCGTTAGGAGTGGTGAATGTAGCGCTTGGCGCTTTGCCAGACGGTGCGCTAAAGAGTGTACTGAACGTTTTTGGTATTAAGGGATCAATAATTGGCGGCATCAACATGTTGCAAACCGTAACTGCTCATTTGCCGGCATCAAAGTATGCTATGTTTTACGATGAGGCTGTGTTTTACACCACCTACTTGCAAACCGATGTGGTTGATGATCCGCAGGCATATCCTAAGATGCTGCAATACACCGGTCGTATAGATAGCAGCAGTTTGTTAAAGTACTATATGCAGGGCTATGTGGCATTGCGTACCGGACACAGTACTGAAGCCATCCGGTATTTTGATAAGCGCCCGGAGGGTGATGAATATCAGCCTTATCCTTACCTGGATTACTTAACCGGCATGGCCAGGATGAACGTGTCTGACGAGACAGCCATCAATTATTTCAACAAGTTTTTGCAAACGAATAAAGGTGTAAACTTTATTAAAGACACCTATCTGCGCTTAGCGTGGGACGCCTTATTGGACGGAAATACTAAGCGTTACACCGCGTTTACGCAACTGGTTAAAACCAAGGGCTACACCTATAATGATAAGGATAAGCGTGCCCTTACCGAAATAGCCGACCCGCAATACAATCCTACTCTGTTACGTGCACGCTTATGGTTTGATGGCGGTTTGTACAATAAGGCCTTAATGCTTTTAAAACAAAAAGAAGCAGATAGCTATTCGTCTGCACATGACAAGGCCGAGTACTATTATCGCCTGGGCCGCGTTTATGATGCCCTCCAAAAAGATAGCGATGCTTTAAGTAACTACCAGCAAGCCATTACGGTTGGAAAGGGAATGGCGTATTATTTTGGGCCCATGTCGGCTTTAAAAGCTGGAAATATTTACGAGCAGCGGCAGGATAAGAGTAAAGCCATCAATTATTACAACATGGCTATTGGTTTTAAAAATCATCAGCAGGAAAGTAGTATAGAGCAAAAGGCAAAAGAGGGCTTAAAGAGGCTGAAGCAGTAG
- a CDS encoding acyltransferase, whose product MSKKILALQMLRAIAVALVVLIHAAADRQINISSNNFVEHFFNLKYWGFIGVDLFFCISGFIMTVVVPSYLKEGGWKKFAIKRVVRIVPLYYLITLFDLGIAVFKHHKQLDLQVLCKSLFFFPFFDQSTFVKPYTIVGWTLSYEMYFYLLVCLMICLKKNIYRNLLIIIAALATVGTFLDPVNPLVKFLTSPLLLEFAMGVICGLIYERANTIAFSNNTYKFVSVLLVVLGIGLSCISLFILPTHNGNMLGELTTVANNNVAALKRVIIMGVPSAIFLIGVVFSEKHFNIKIPYVLILCGDASYSCYLIHMHTYPAIAKVFNALHINTNIFLLLLIPICLGISVIFYRIVEMPLTRFAEKITHRFLPQRKFVAKPV is encoded by the coding sequence ATGTCTAAAAAAATACTTGCGTTACAAATGCTAAGAGCCATCGCTGTGGCTTTAGTTGTTCTAATCCATGCAGCTGCCGACAGGCAAATCAACATCTCATCAAATAATTTTGTTGAACACTTTTTCAATTTAAAATACTGGGGCTTTATTGGTGTAGATTTATTTTTCTGCATTAGCGGGTTTATCATGACCGTTGTAGTTCCATCCTACTTAAAGGAAGGCGGATGGAAAAAATTTGCGATTAAAAGAGTAGTCAGAATTGTCCCTTTATATTATCTGATCACATTATTTGATTTGGGCATAGCGGTTTTTAAACATCATAAGCAGTTAGACTTGCAGGTGCTATGCAAAAGCTTGTTTTTCTTCCCTTTTTTCGACCAGTCTACATTTGTAAAACCATACACCATTGTTGGATGGACGCTATCCTATGAGATGTACTTTTATCTCCTGGTTTGCCTTATGATTTGTTTGAAAAAGAATATTTACCGAAATCTTTTAATCATTATAGCAGCCCTGGCCACCGTGGGCACATTCCTGGATCCTGTAAATCCGTTAGTTAAGTTCCTTACCAGCCCTTTGCTGTTAGAATTTGCTATGGGTGTAATTTGCGGATTAATTTATGAAAGAGCTAATACAATAGCTTTCTCTAATAATACTTACAAATTTGTTTCAGTGCTCCTTGTTGTTTTGGGCATAGGCCTCTCCTGTATATCGCTATTTATATTGCCTACCCATAATGGCAATATGCTTGGCGAGTTAACTACGGTTGCCAACAATAATGTGGCCGCTTTAAAAAGGGTAATTATAATGGGCGTACCCAGCGCAATATTCTTAATAGGCGTTGTTTTCTCTGAAAAGCACTTTAATATAAAAATACCATATGTACTCATCCTTTGTGGTGATGCCTCTTATTCCTGTTACTTAATCCATATGCATACTTATCCGGCTATTGCAAAGGTATTTAATGCTTTGCATATTAATACTAATATCTTCTTACTGCTGCTTATTCCTATCTGTTTGGGTATTAGTGTAATTTTTTACAGAATTGTTGAAATGCCTTTAACACGATTTGCCGAAAAAATTACACATCGTTTTTTGCCTCAGCGCAAATTCGTAGCTAAGCCTGTCTAA
- a CDS encoding acyltransferase, protein MLVCFCHFANPLVANNPLAPIFQWFKIYGVHGVQIFFVISGFVIPLSMDKAQYSIKHYFKFIAKRAVRLHPPYLVALALTLVIIFLANKVKHIPYPETIISTLKSCFYLHEPQHIPVFWTLKIEAEYYIFMGLYFVLLKNFPKLTMCLSYPLFMFLSQTQLPDYIGLFEHLVFFLIGATGYLIYMKQAPGILEWASLAALSIFTFVYYPFGGALAALFTVLFILFFRGEISPFFNYMGEVSYSIYLIHYPIGVKIHQCGDDAYQPKLLVGLVFRHPGICNFDLPGILEIC, encoded by the coding sequence ATGCTGGTTTGCTTTTGTCATTTTGCTAATCCGTTAGTGGCAAACAACCCCTTAGCACCAATATTTCAATGGTTTAAAATATACGGCGTACATGGTGTTCAAATTTTTTTCGTCATATCAGGCTTTGTTATACCACTCAGTATGGATAAAGCCCAGTATTCTATTAAACACTACTTTAAATTTATAGCCAAGCGTGCAGTACGTTTGCACCCACCCTACCTGGTTGCCTTAGCGCTCACACTCGTTATCATTTTTCTAGCTAACAAGGTTAAACATATCCCTTACCCCGAAACTATTATATCGACCCTCAAAAGCTGCTTTTACTTGCATGAGCCGCAGCACATACCTGTATTCTGGACTTTGAAAATTGAGGCGGAATATTATATTTTCATGGGCCTGTACTTTGTGTTACTTAAAAACTTCCCTAAGCTAACCATGTGCTTAAGCTACCCACTGTTTATGTTTTTAAGCCAAACCCAATTACCCGATTACATTGGCTTATTTGAGCACCTGGTGTTCTTTTTAATCGGCGCAACCGGTTACCTTATATACATGAAACAGGCTCCTGGTATATTGGAATGGGCCTCACTTGCAGCTTTGAGTATTTTCACTTTTGTATATTATCCTTTTGGCGGAGCTTTGGCAGCATTGTTTACAGTGCTGTTTATACTCTTCTTCAGAGGCGAAATCAGTCCATTTTTTAATTACATGGGCGAGGTGTCTTATTCCATTTATTTAATTCACTACCCTATCGGCGTAAAAATTCATCAATGTGGCGATGACGCATATCAACCCAAATTACTGGTTGGGCTTGTTTTCAGGCACCCTGGTATTTGTAATTTTGATTTGCCTGGTATTCTGGAAATATGTTGA
- a CDS encoding C4-type zinc ribbon domain-containing protein → MEQTVEQKLKALYDLQTIHTKIDRIRQVRGELPMEVADLEDDVAGLETRIQKIKNELDDVEDDIVTRKNLIRDAQANIKKYEAQLNEVKNNREYDAISKEIEIQGLDIQVSEKKIREYGFEVTSKTQIYEKALAELEGRRADLEAKRAELGTITSETEKEENELTAHAEAAKQNIEERLLIAYNRLRGNAKNGLAVVTIQRDSCSGCFNQIPPQRQSDIRQRKKIIVCEHCGRILVDEQMALEEEQTA, encoded by the coding sequence ATGGAACAAACCGTAGAACAAAAGCTGAAAGCTTTATATGACCTACAAACTATCCATACCAAGATTGACAGAATACGCCAGGTAAGAGGAGAACTGCCTATGGAAGTTGCCGACCTGGAAGATGATGTAGCTGGTCTGGAAACCCGCATTCAGAAAATAAAAAATGAGCTGGATGATGTGGAGGATGATATTGTAACCCGCAAGAACCTAATCCGTGATGCTCAGGCTAATATCAAAAAATATGAGGCGCAGCTAAACGAGGTTAAGAATAACCGCGAGTATGATGCCATCTCAAAAGAGATTGAGATACAAGGATTGGATATTCAGGTTAGTGAGAAAAAGATAAGGGAGTATGGTTTTGAGGTTACCTCAAAAACACAGATCTATGAAAAAGCTTTAGCCGAACTGGAAGGCCGCCGTGCCGACCTGGAAGCAAAAAGAGCTGAACTGGGTACTATTACTTCTGAAACTGAGAAAGAAGAAAACGAATTAACCGCACATGCAGAAGCTGCCAAGCAAAACATCGAAGAGCGTTTGCTGATAGCTTATAACCGTTTACGTGGTAACGCCAAAAATGGTTTGGCTGTTGTTACCATTCAGCGCGATTCGTGTTCAGGTTGTTTCAACCAGATTCCACCACAGCGTCAGTCTGACATTCGTCAGCGCAAAAAAATTATTGTTTGCGAACACTGCGGCCGTATTTTAGTTGATGAGCAAATGGCGCTTGAAGAAGAGCAAACTGCTTAA
- a CDS encoding Nif3-like dinuclear metal center hexameric protein, which yields MKLNELTSFLESVAPLAYQEDYDNSGLIVGNGNREVTQALISLDCTEAVVDEAIASGCQVIISHHPIVFKGLKKFNGKTYVERVVEKAIKHDIALYAIHTNLDNVMDGVNARIAQTLGLKNARILSAKAGLLKKLVTYAPHSHADVVRNALFKAGAGHIGNYSECSFNTEGTGTFKAEQGTDPYVGEPGKIHQEAETRIEIIYPAHLESKLLMALFLNHPYEEVAYDLYTLSNQHQQVGSGMIGELESPLSENEFLRHLKNTMKAAVVRHTQLTGKLVKKVAVCGGSGGFLLKQAIAAGADVFVTADYKYHEFFDAEGRIVIADIGHFESEQFTQQLLYEIIQKKFSNFAVRLTEINTNPIKYFI from the coding sequence ATGAAGTTGAACGAATTAACCTCCTTTTTGGAAAGCGTAGCGCCGCTGGCTTACCAGGAAGATTATGATAACTCGGGCCTGATTGTGGGTAACGGAAACCGCGAAGTTACGCAGGCTCTCATTTCACTGGATTGTACCGAAGCCGTGGTTGATGAAGCCATTGCTTCCGGCTGTCAGGTTATCATCTCACATCACCCTATCGTATTTAAAGGTCTTAAAAAGTTTAATGGCAAAACGTATGTAGAGCGTGTGGTAGAAAAAGCTATTAAGCATGATATTGCGCTCTATGCCATCCATACTAACCTGGATAATGTAATGGACGGCGTAAATGCCCGCATTGCACAAACCCTTGGGCTGAAAAACGCCAGGATATTATCTGCCAAGGCGGGGTTGCTTAAAAAGCTGGTTACCTATGCACCGCATAGCCATGCCGATGTAGTACGTAACGCTCTATTTAAAGCAGGAGCCGGGCATATAGGTAATTACAGCGAGTGCAGCTTTAATACCGAAGGCACAGGAACGTTTAAGGCCGAACAGGGCACCGACCCTTACGTTGGTGAACCAGGCAAAATACATCAGGAAGCTGAAACCCGGATCGAGATCATCTATCCGGCACACTTGGAAAGTAAGTTATTGATGGCGCTTTTTCTAAACCACCCGTATGAGGAAGTAGCGTACGATCTGTACACACTAAGCAACCAGCACCAGCAAGTAGGTTCGGGCATGATTGGCGAACTAGAAAGCCCATTAAGCGAAAACGAGTTTTTAAGGCATTTAAAAAATACTATGAAGGCTGCCGTAGTTCGGCACACCCAACTTACGGGCAAACTGGTTAAAAAGGTAGCGGTTTGCGGCGGCTCGGGAGGCTTTTTGTTGAAGCAGGCGATAGCTGCCGGAGCCGATGTTTTTGTAACTGCAGACTACAAGTACCATGAGTTTTTTGATGCTGAAGGCCGCATCGTAATTGCCGACATTGGACATTTTGAAAGTGAGCAATTTACACAGCAGTTATTGTATGAAATAATACAGAAAAAATTTAGTAACTTTGCGGTCCGTTTAACAGAAATTAATACAAACCCCATAAAATATTTTATTTGA
- a CDS encoding DUF2905 domain-containing protein produces the protein MVGNSTGKSLMFIGAFILLAGVIWYFLGDKLRWIGHLPGDINIEREKFKFYFPVATLILLNLLIFIIIRVWNWISNS, from the coding sequence ATGGTAGGTAACAGCACGGGTAAGTCGTTGATGTTTATCGGAGCGTTCATACTATTGGCGGGCGTTATCTGGTACTTTTTGGGTGATAAGTTGCGTTGGATAGGGCACCTGCCCGGCGATATCAATATTGAACGTGAAAAATTTAAATTTTACTTTCCTGTTGCCACGCTTATACTATTGAACCTATTAATATTTATCATCATTCGTGTTTGGAACTGGATAAGCAACAGCTAA
- a CDS encoding TM2 domain-containing protein: MQQNPFIMLPGITPEEFAFLQQATAGLTDEQVNSFRFVYQGKRRNPSDILLFTLLGFIVVAGVQRFVVGQIGMGIIYLLTGGFCLIGTIVDLINYKSLANDYNKDMAYEALQMVNMSGGFKA, translated from the coding sequence ATGCAACAAAATCCATTCATTATGCTGCCGGGCATCACACCCGAAGAGTTTGCCTTTTTACAACAGGCTACTGCAGGTTTAACCGATGAGCAAGTGAATAGCTTTAGGTTCGTTTATCAGGGCAAACGCCGCAATCCTTCCGATATATTGTTATTTACACTATTAGGTTTTATTGTTGTAGCCGGTGTGCAGCGTTTTGTAGTTGGCCAGATAGGCATGGGTATTATTTACTTGCTTACAGGTGGCTTTTGTTTAATAGGTACTATTGTTGACTTAATTAATTACAAAAGCCTGGCTAACGATTATAACAAAGATATGGCTTACGAAGCGCTGCAAATGGTAAATATGAGCGGCGGTTTTAAGGCTTAA
- a CDS encoding DUF4199 domain-containing protein → MKNAISSGLIIGVLSGLWLFIMRWAGYTTFNDQVSPIEYISVIIPIVGVLLGLKSYRDHDLNGRMSFLEGLIQSFKILVVGGIVAIFVGIIYVNYVESQHNMRDFSGRLFGALLIGVLSSLGATLLLMTKSKNSVD, encoded by the coding sequence ATGAAAAACGCAATTTCATCCGGATTAATAATAGGTGTACTAAGCGGGCTTTGGCTGTTTATCATGCGCTGGGCCGGCTATACAACGTTTAACGATCAGGTTTCACCTATCGAATATATATCGGTAATCATCCCTATAGTTGGGGTACTCTTAGGGCTTAAGAGCTACCGAGACCATGACCTGAATGGTAGAATGAGTTTTTTAGAAGGGCTGATACAAAGCTTTAAAATACTGGTAGTGGGCGGTATTGTAGCCATATTTGTAGGCATCATATATGTGAACTATGTAGAGTCACAACATAACATGCGCGATTTTTCGGGCCGATTATTTGGTGCATTGCTTATTGGCGTATTGTCATCATTAGGCGCTACGCTGCTGCTCATGACCAAATCAAAAAACAGCGTCGATTAA
- the mfd gene encoding transcription-repair coupling factor — protein sequence MNIRDILDRYKTDERVKELAQALNSSKNPRVQLRGLVGSSDATIAVALYFLQHKHQLFILPDREEASYFMADLENLTGKEVLLFPSSYRKAFEFTQPDSSNVLARAEVLNELNHSTEFGQIIVTYPEAVAEKVIDRSSLEKNTLEIAVNNKLSIDFINEFLIEYDFERVDFVYEPGQFSIRGGIVDIFSFSHDLPYRVEFFGDHIESIRTFEIESQLSAEKVKTVTIVPNVQSKFLTENNISLLEYIEGDTQVWIRDVQFTLDIIQEGYKKASQLWKALSADEKNQNPDWIDPKYAFTDEKMIADQLHDFAVVEFGKQFFYTANHSINFDIKPQPSFNKDFQLLIHNIKNNDAERIENLIFTDSAKQVERLYAIFDDLDKTAKFTPVHVSIREGFIDREQKLACYTDHQIFDRYYKYKLRKGYQRTQAITLKELRELKPGDYVTHIDHGIGKYAGLEKVEVNGKMQEMIRLIYADNDLLYVNINSLNRISKFSGKEGSVPKMNKLGTDTWERLKKTTKKKVKDIARDLIKLYAIRKTKEGNAFSPDSYLQTELEASFIYEDTPDQEKATADFKKDMESPHPMDRLICGDVGFGKTEVAIRAAFKAVADSKQVAVLVPTTILAAQHYKTFSDRLKGFPANIDFINRFKTNKQIKDSLAKLAEGKLDIIIGTHRLVSKDVKFRDLGLMIIDEEQKFGVATKEKLKAMRANVDTLTLTATPIPRTLHFSLMGARDLSIISTPPPNRQPVVTELHVFNDKLIKEAVEYEIDRGGQIFFIHNRVADLMQLGGMIRKLVPKARIGIAHGQLEGDDLEDVMLKFVNHEYDVLVATTIIEAGLDIPNANTIIINHAHMFGLSDLHQMRGRVGRSNKKAFCYLLSPPLSTLTPEARKRLSAIEEFSDLGSGFNVAMRDLDIRGSGNLLGAEQSGFIAEIGFEMYHKILDEAIQELKDEEFKELFKDEKPRPFISFTQIDTDMEILIPDEYVTSLTERYNLYTEISKLDNETQLLAFEKQLADRFGPIPPQVHDLLNTIRLQWLGKAIGFEKISLKKNVLRGYFLSNQQSAYFESPAFMQVLSFVKTNMRRVNMKEVKNTLRISIEGVHSVLEAVDLLSEIGLSVTA from the coding sequence TTGAACATTCGTGATATTTTAGATAGGTATAAAACCGACGAGCGGGTAAAAGAGCTTGCCCAGGCACTTAATAGTTCCAAAAACCCCAGGGTGCAGCTGCGCGGACTGGTGGGATCAAGTGATGCCACTATTGCGGTGGCCTTGTACTTTTTACAGCACAAGCACCAGCTTTTCATTCTGCCCGACCGCGAGGAGGCCAGCTATTTTATGGCCGATCTGGAAAACCTGACCGGTAAGGAAGTATTGCTGTTTCCCTCCAGCTATCGTAAAGCATTTGAGTTTACCCAGCCCGACAGCAGCAATGTGCTGGCCCGCGCCGAGGTTTTAAACGAACTGAATCACTCCACCGAGTTTGGGCAGATCATTGTAACCTACCCCGAGGCTGTTGCCGAAAAGGTGATTGACCGTTCATCGCTCGAAAAAAACACGCTCGAAATTGCAGTTAATAATAAGCTGAGTATCGATTTTATTAATGAATTTTTAATTGAGTACGATTTTGAACGTGTTGATTTTGTATACGAGCCCGGGCAGTTTTCTATTCGGGGTGGTATAGTTGATATCTTTTCTTTTTCACATGACCTGCCTTACCGGGTAGAATTCTTCGGTGATCATATTGAGTCGATACGTACGTTTGAAATAGAAAGCCAACTTTCGGCCGAGAAGGTTAAAACCGTTACCATCGTTCCTAACGTTCAGTCAAAGTTCTTGACCGAAAACAATATCTCACTGCTGGAATATATCGAAGGCGATACGCAAGTTTGGATAAGAGACGTACAATTTACTTTAGACATTATACAGGAAGGCTATAAAAAAGCCAGCCAGTTGTGGAAAGCGCTTTCAGCTGATGAGAAGAACCAAAACCCCGACTGGATTGACCCTAAATATGCCTTTACCGATGAAAAAATGATTGCCGACCAGCTGCATGATTTTGCAGTGGTTGAGTTTGGCAAACAGTTTTTTTATACGGCTAATCATAGCATTAACTTTGATATAAAGCCGCAGCCCTCTTTTAATAAAGACTTCCAGCTGCTAATCCATAATATCAAGAACAACGATGCCGAGCGGATTGAGAATTTAATTTTTACAGATTCGGCCAAACAGGTGGAGCGCTTATACGCCATTTTTGATGATCTGGATAAGACAGCGAAATTTACGCCGGTACATGTTTCCATCCGCGAAGGATTTATTGACCGCGAGCAGAAACTAGCCTGCTATACCGACCACCAGATATTTGACCGCTATTATAAATATAAACTGCGCAAAGGGTACCAGCGCACACAAGCCATTACCCTAAAAGAGTTGCGCGAGCTTAAGCCTGGTGATTATGTAACCCACATTGACCATGGTATTGGCAAATATGCCGGCTTAGAAAAAGTGGAGGTAAACGGCAAAATGCAGGAAATGATACGGCTCATATATGCCGATAATGATTTGCTGTATGTAAACATCAACTCGCTTAACCGTATCTCTAAATTTAGCGGCAAAGAAGGCTCGGTTCCCAAAATGAATAAGCTGGGTACCGATACCTGGGAACGGTTAAAGAAGACCACAAAAAAAAAAGTTAAAGACATAGCCCGCGACCTGATTAAGCTTTACGCCATACGTAAAACTAAAGAGGGTAACGCTTTCTCGCCCGATAGTTATTTGCAAACCGAGTTAGAAGCGAGCTTTATTTACGAGGACACGCCCGACCAGGAAAAAGCCACAGCCGACTTCAAGAAGGATATGGAATCGCCTCACCCTATGGACCGCCTTATTTGTGGCGACGTAGGTTTTGGTAAAACTGAGGTAGCTATACGTGCCGCCTTTAAGGCCGTGGCCGATAGTAAACAGGTAGCCGTACTGGTGCCAACCACTATTTTGGCCGCACAGCATTACAAAACCTTTTCTGACCGGTTGAAGGGCTTTCCAGCCAATATTGATTTTATTAACCGCTTTAAAACCAATAAGCAAATTAAGGACAGCCTGGCTAAACTGGCCGAAGGTAAGCTGGATATTATTATAGGTACCCATCGGTTGGTTAGCAAGGATGTAAAGTTCAGAGACCTGGGCCTGATGATTATTGACGAGGAGCAAAAATTCGGCGTGGCAACTAAAGAGAAGTTAAAAGCCATGCGTGCCAACGTAGATACGCTCACGCTAACGGCCACCCCTATTCCGCGTACGCTGCACTTTTCTTTAATGGGCGCGCGCGACTTATCTATCATATCTACCCCGCCGCCTAATCGCCAGCCGGTAGTAACCGAACTACACGTGTTCAACGACAAGCTGATTAAAGAAGCGGTTGAATATGAAATTGACCGCGGCGGACAAATATTCTTTATTCATAACCGCGTTGCCGATTTAATGCAACTGGGTGGCATGATACGAAAACTGGTACCCAAAGCACGCATAGGTATAGCCCATGGACAGCTGGAGGGTGATGATTTGGAGGATGTGATGCTTAAATTTGTGAACCATGAGTATGATGTACTGGTGGCCACTACCATAATTGAGGCCGGTTTGGATATACCTAACGCCAATACCATCATCATTAACCATGCACACATGTTTGGCCTGAGCGATTTGCACCAAATGCGGGGCCGGGTAGGCAGGAGCAATAAAAAGGCATTTTGTTATTTGCTAAGCCCGCCGCTTTCTACCCTAACGCCAGAGGCCCGTAAACGCCTGAGCGCTATTGAAGAGTTTAGCGACCTGGGCAGCGGTTTTAATGTAGCCATGCGCGATTTGGACATACGCGGCAGCGGTAACCTGCTGGGCGCCGAGCAAAGCGGCTTTATTGCCGAAATTGGCTTTGAAATGTACCACAAGATATTGGACGAAGCCATACAGGAACTTAAGGACGAAGAGTTTAAAGAACTGTTTAAAGATGAAAAGCCAAGGCCTTTTATCAGTTTTACGCAGATTGATACGGATATGGAGATCCTCATACCCGATGAGTATGTAACCAGCCTTACCGAGCGTTATAACCTGTACACAGAAATATCCAAACTGGACAACGAAACGCAGCTGCTCGCCTTTGAAAAACAACTGGCCGACCGCTTTGGTCCCATCCCACCGCAGGTGCACGATCTGTTGAATACCATACGCCTGCAATGGCTGGGCAAAGCCATTGGTTTCGAGAAAATATCATTGAAGAAAAACGTGCTGCGTGGCTATTTTTTATCGAACCAGCAATCCGCCTACTTTGAATCGCCCGCATTTATGCAGGTACTGAGCTTTGTTAAAACCAACATGCGCCGCGTAAACATGAAAGAAGTAAAAAACACCCTCCGCATTAGTATTGAAGGTGTGCATAGCGTATTGGAAGCGGTGGATCTATTGAGCGAGATTGGGCTAAGTGTAACGGCTTAG